One genomic segment of Ferrimonas sp. YFM includes these proteins:
- the scpB gene encoding SMC-Scp complex subunit ScpB gives MSRINDAQLKQLIEAALFVADGPLSAKGLRQGVLAAFQVTLGRINEVLDELESDYAGRGINLVQVAGGYRFQSNTDLSDHLSALWQERAPRYSRALLETLALIAYRQPVTRGQIEKIRGVAVSSNIIRTLMERDWVKVVGHKEVPGRPALYATTDAFLHYFCLGSLSDLPPLSDEGAIEALLSGGVVQDPVH, from the coding sequence GTGAGCAGAATTAACGATGCCCAGCTTAAGCAGCTGATTGAAGCCGCCCTGTTTGTGGCCGATGGTCCCCTTAGTGCCAAGGGGCTGCGCCAGGGGGTGCTGGCGGCGTTTCAGGTGACCCTGGGACGCATCAATGAGGTGCTGGATGAGTTGGAGTCCGATTACGCCGGACGGGGCATCAACCTGGTTCAGGTGGCCGGTGGCTACCGTTTCCAGAGCAACACGGATCTGAGTGACCATCTCTCCGCCTTGTGGCAGGAGAGGGCACCCAGATACTCCCGGGCACTGCTGGAGACCCTGGCGCTGATCGCCTATCGCCAGCCGGTGACCCGGGGACAGATTGAGAAGATACGTGGGGTCGCGGTGAGTTCCAATATCATCCGCACCCTGATGGAGAGAGATTGGGTAAAAGTGGTAGGTCATAAGGAGGTGCCGGGACGGCCCGCCCTCTATGCCACCACGGATGCGTTTCTGCATTATTTTTGCCTGGGGAGTCTGAGTGATCTGCCGCCATTGAGCGACGAGGGTGCCATCGAGGCCCTTCTCAGCGGTGGCGTGGTCCAGGACCCCGTACATTAA
- a CDS encoding segregation/condensation protein A: MSQAPLTVQPPLPLAVVRGKPLEELPADLYIPPDALEVILEAFEGPLDLLLYLIRRHKLDIVDLPVFDITRQYMDYIALMDHLQMELAGEYLVMAATLAEIKSRMLLPKPETDEGEEEDPRMVLIRQLQAYEVIKTAAEQMDTLPRVERDTWVAHAGRAANLVPRVVPPEVSLDELLDALRGVLSKAELFEQHQVEREALSTRERMSQVMSLLSADRFTPFISLFEPQEGRAGVVVTFLAILELSKESLVEIQQVEPMSQIHVRARA; encoded by the coding sequence ATGAGCCAAGCTCCACTGACAGTCCAGCCGCCCCTGCCTTTGGCGGTAGTTCGAGGCAAGCCCCTGGAGGAGCTGCCGGCGGACCTCTATATCCCGCCGGACGCCCTGGAGGTGATCCTGGAGGCGTTTGAGGGGCCCCTAGATCTGCTGCTCTACCTTATCCGGCGCCACAAGCTGGATATTGTGGATCTGCCGGTGTTCGACATCACCCGCCAATATATGGATTACATCGCCTTGATGGACCATCTTCAAATGGAGCTGGCGGGGGAATACCTGGTGATGGCGGCGACCCTGGCGGAGATCAAATCGCGGATGCTGCTGCCCAAACCGGAGACGGATGAGGGCGAAGAGGAGGATCCGCGCATGGTGCTGATCCGCCAGTTGCAGGCCTATGAGGTGATCAAGACCGCCGCGGAGCAGATGGACACCCTGCCCAGGGTGGAGCGGGACACCTGGGTGGCGCACGCCGGCCGGGCCGCCAACCTGGTGCCTAGAGTGGTGCCGCCAGAGGTGAGCCTGGACGAGCTGCTGGATGCCCTGCGCGGAGTCCTGTCCAAGGCGGAACTGTTTGAACAGCATCAGGTGGAGCGGGAAGCCCTCTCCACCCGAGAACGAATGAGCCAGGTGATGAGCCTGCTCAGTGCCGACAGGTTTACGCCCTTTATCAGCCTGTTCGAACCCCAGGAGGGCCGCGCCGGCGTGGTGGTGACCTTCCTGGCGATACTGGAGCTCTCCAAGGAGAGCCTGGTGGAGATTCAGCAGGTGGAACCCATGAGCCAGATCCACGTGAGGGCAAGGGCGTGA
- a CDS encoding L-threonylcarbamoyladenylate synthase, with product MSQFFYVHPETPQTRLINQAVAIVRGGGVVIYPTDSGYAIGCALGNKKALDQICRIRQIDSDHNFTLMCRDLSELSLYAKVDNLAFRLLRNNTPGPYTFIFKGTKEVPRRLLNEKRKTIGIRIPDNAIALALLEALGEPMMSSTLILPGKEFAESDPEEVRDRLEHQVDLIIHGGYLSESPTTVVDCSDDDVQVVREGAGDPTPFL from the coding sequence ATGAGCCAGTTTTTCTACGTACACCCTGAGACGCCGCAGACGCGCCTGATCAACCAGGCGGTCGCCATCGTCCGTGGCGGCGGGGTGGTGATCTACCCCACCGACTCCGGCTACGCCATTGGCTGTGCCCTGGGGAATAAGAAGGCGCTGGACCAGATCTGCCGTATTCGTCAGATCGACAGTGACCACAACTTCACCCTGATGTGCCGGGACCTGTCCGAGCTGTCCCTGTACGCCAAGGTCGACAACCTGGCGTTCCGGTTGCTGCGTAACAACACACCGGGTCCCTACACCTTTATCTTCAAGGGCACCAAAGAGGTACCCCGTCGCCTGCTGAATGAGAAGCGTAAGACCATCGGCATCCGCATCCCCGATAACGCCATCGCCCTGGCGCTGCTGGAAGCCCTGGGGGAGCCGATGATGTCCAGCACCCTGATTCTGCCCGGCAAGGAGTTTGCCGAGTCGGATCCCGAGGAGGTGCGCGATCGCCTGGAGCATCAGGTGGACCTCATCATCCACGGTGGCTATCTAAGCGAGAGCCCCACCACAGTGGTGGATTGCAGCGACGATGATGTGCAAGTGGTTCGGGAAGGCGCGGGCGACCCCACACCCTTTTTATAG
- a CDS encoding PHP domain-containing protein: protein MKFDFHSHTTASDGTLTPSELVGRALNQQVDVLAITDHDTTAGLAEARDAAQGSALTLISGVEISTKWHSFDIHIVGLGFDEENAELQQLLTEQRRRRDLRAKEMGNRLAKKGIAGVWEEAVRKAKGATVGRGHFSRVLLERGLVTTQQQAFDKYLGRGKPGYVPNDWCDIATAVSAIHGAGGLAVLAHPGRYQLSNKWLRKLLALFSEVGGDAMEVVLCQQPRNERSFLAQLCQEHQLLASVGSDFHQPGRWVELGRHLQLPDLPGVWQKLYQEQ, encoded by the coding sequence ATGAAGTTTGATTTTCACTCCCACACCACCGCATCCGATGGCACCCTGACTCCGTCTGAGTTGGTGGGGCGGGCCCTCAACCAGCAGGTGGATGTGCTGGCCATCACCGACCACGACACCACCGCCGGACTGGCGGAAGCTCGGGATGCCGCCCAGGGCAGCGCGCTGACCCTGATAAGCGGTGTGGAGATCTCAACAAAATGGCACAGCTTTGACATCCATATAGTGGGGCTGGGGTTCGATGAGGAGAACGCCGAGCTGCAGCAACTGCTGACCGAACAGCGTCGCCGCCGGGACCTGCGGGCCAAGGAGATGGGCAACCGTCTGGCCAAGAAGGGGATCGCCGGCGTATGGGAGGAAGCGGTGCGTAAGGCCAAGGGGGCCACCGTGGGCCGGGGTCACTTCTCCCGGGTATTGCTGGAGCGGGGCCTGGTGACCACTCAGCAACAGGCATTCGACAAATACCTGGGGCGGGGCAAGCCCGGCTATGTGCCCAATGACTGGTGTGACATCGCCACGGCGGTGTCGGCCATTCACGGAGCCGGTGGGCTGGCGGTGCTGGCTCATCCGGGTCGCTACCAGCTCTCCAACAAGTGGCTGCGCAAGTTGCTGGCCCTGTTCAGTGAGGTGGGTGGGGATGCCATGGAGGTGGTGCTGTGTCAGCAACCTCGTAATGAACGCAGTTTCCTGGCTCAGCTGTGTCAGGAGCACCAATTGCTGGCTTCGGTCGGCAGTGACTTTCATCAGCCGGGCCGTTGGGTCGAGTTGGGCCGGCATCTGCAGTTGCCGGATCTCCCCGGCGTCTGGCAGAAGCTATACCAAGAACAATAA
- a CDS encoding bifunctional 3-deoxy-7-phosphoheptulonate synthase/chorismate mutase, producing the protein MIIILKPHASKEDAQQLLSQIEAKGLKPLYMPGVERTVLGALGDERVLQSLHLESHPLVDEVKPILSSYKLVSRELYPIDTRVKIGRHAVGGEGFTVIAGPCAVESQEQMDGIADYLTHHPVAAIRGGAYKPRTSPYSFQGLGEEGLKILKATSERSGLPTVSEVVDAADAELMAQYVDCLQIGARNMQNFRLLEAVGKLDTPVLLKRGMSATIEELLLAAEYIVNAGNPNVILCERGIRTYETATRNTLDLNAVAYLKRKTHLPVLVDPSHGTGIRELVIPLARAAAAVGADGIIVETHTNPAQALSDGHQNLDPQQFDDLMSSLKPFVEAAGRSLK; encoded by the coding sequence ATGATCATCATCCTCAAGCCACATGCCAGTAAAGAAGATGCCCAGCAGCTGCTGAGCCAGATTGAAGCCAAAGGGCTCAAGCCCCTTTACATGCCAGGTGTGGAGCGCACCGTTCTCGGCGCCCTGGGTGACGAGCGTGTACTGCAATCTTTACACCTGGAAAGCCACCCCCTGGTGGACGAGGTCAAACCCATCCTCTCCTCCTACAAGCTGGTGAGCCGCGAACTCTACCCCATCGATACCCGGGTCAAGATTGGCCGCCATGCCGTGGGCGGGGAAGGCTTCACCGTGATTGCCGGCCCCTGCGCCGTAGAGAGCCAGGAGCAGATGGATGGCATTGCCGATTACCTGACTCATCACCCTGTTGCCGCCATCCGCGGCGGCGCCTACAAGCCGCGCACCAGCCCCTACAGCTTCCAGGGCCTGGGCGAGGAGGGGCTGAAGATCCTCAAGGCCACCAGCGAGCGCAGCGGCCTGCCTACCGTCTCCGAGGTGGTGGACGCCGCAGACGCCGAACTGATGGCCCAGTACGTGGACTGCCTGCAGATTGGCGCCCGCAACATGCAGAACTTCCGCCTGCTGGAAGCGGTGGGCAAGCTGGACACCCCGGTGCTACTCAAGCGTGGCATGAGCGCCACCATCGAAGAGCTGCTGCTGGCCGCCGAATACATCGTCAACGCCGGCAACCCCAATGTGATCCTGTGTGAACGGGGCATCCGCACCTATGAGACCGCCACCCGCAACACCCTGGACCTGAACGCCGTTGCCTACCTCAAGCGCAAGACCCACCTGCCGGTGCTGGTGGACCCCAGCCACGGCACCGGCATCCGTGAACTGGTGATCCCCCTGGCCCGCGCCGCCGCGGCGGTGGGCGCCGACGGCATCATAGTCGAGACACACACCAACCCGGCCCAGGCCCTTTCCGATGGACATCAAAACCTGGATCCTCAACAATTTGATGACCTAATGTCCTCTTTGAAGCCCTTTGTGGAAGCCGCGGGAAGGAGCCTGAAGTGA
- a CDS encoding anthranilate synthase component 1: MIASLKPGQSHTLTLSCKYQHQPADLFQALASDLPNTMLLESAEVDTKADTQSLLMLAAALRIECNGHSISCRALSANGESLLPHLQASLTEFAPRLEGNTLALTVPQQPQALDEDSRLKAPSPLSVLRGILAAVDHDDACAQSLMLAGCFAFDLVATVEPLPEVKESPNNCPDYLFYLAEQTLVLDHRRRSARLIGTLFGGDHAEMSQHHLSQSLAELARRIDGFSGGQAVSVAQPTTVQLSQDDAQFRKKVENLKEHIRAGDIFQVVPGRRFSLPCPNPIEAYRRLRRDNPSPYMFVMQDETFTLFGASPESALKYGADTNQVEIYPIAGTRRRGRRADGSLDYDLDARIELGLRQDKKETAEHMMLVDLARNDIARISQPGSRRIPELLKVDRYSHVMHLVSRVTGQLREDLDALHAYQACMNMGTLTGAPKVRAAQLLREAEGERRGSYGGAVGYLNGRGDMDTCIVIRSALVNGGTAYVQAGAGVVYDSDPQSEADETRNKAMAVIRAMGGEL; encoded by the coding sequence GTGATCGCATCCCTAAAGCCGGGTCAGAGCCACACCCTGACCCTGAGTTGCAAATACCAACACCAGCCGGCGGACCTGTTCCAGGCCCTCGCCAGCGATCTGCCCAACACCATGCTGCTGGAGTCTGCGGAGGTGGACACCAAGGCGGACACCCAGAGCCTGCTGATGCTGGCCGCCGCCCTGCGCATCGAGTGCAACGGCCACAGCATCAGCTGCCGGGCCCTCTCCGCCAACGGCGAGAGTCTGCTGCCCCACCTTCAGGCCAGCCTGACGGAGTTCGCGCCCCGACTTGAGGGCAACACCCTGGCCTTGACCGTGCCCCAGCAGCCCCAGGCCCTGGATGAGGACAGCCGCCTCAAGGCGCCCTCCCCCCTGTCGGTACTGCGGGGCATCCTGGCCGCGGTGGATCATGACGATGCCTGTGCCCAGTCGCTGATGCTGGCCGGCTGCTTCGCCTTCGACCTGGTGGCCACGGTAGAGCCACTGCCGGAGGTTAAAGAGAGTCCCAACAACTGCCCGGATTACCTCTTCTACCTGGCGGAGCAGACCCTGGTGCTGGATCACCGCCGCCGCTCCGCCCGCCTCATCGGTACCCTGTTTGGCGGTGACCACGCCGAGATGAGCCAGCACCACCTGAGCCAGTCCCTGGCGGAACTGGCCCGGCGCATCGATGGCTTCAGCGGTGGCCAGGCGGTCTCGGTGGCACAGCCCACCACAGTCCAGCTGAGCCAGGACGACGCCCAGTTCCGCAAGAAGGTGGAGAATCTGAAAGAACACATCCGTGCCGGTGACATCTTCCAGGTGGTGCCGGGCCGGCGCTTCTCCCTGCCCTGCCCCAACCCCATCGAGGCCTATCGCCGGCTGCGCCGGGATAACCCCAGCCCCTACATGTTCGTGATGCAGGATGAAACCTTCACCCTGTTTGGTGCCTCGCCGGAAAGCGCCCTCAAATATGGCGCCGACACCAACCAGGTGGAGATCTACCCCATCGCCGGTACCCGCCGCCGGGGCCGCCGCGCCGACGGCAGCCTGGACTATGATCTGGATGCCCGTATCGAGCTGGGCCTGCGTCAGGATAAGAAGGAGACCGCCGAGCACATGATGCTGGTGGATCTGGCCCGTAACGACATCGCCCGCATCAGCCAGCCCGGCAGCCGCCGCATCCCTGAGCTGCTCAAGGTGGACAGATACAGCCATGTGATGCATCTGGTCAGCCGGGTCACCGGCCAGCTCCGCGAGGATCTGGACGCCCTGCACGCCTACCAGGCCTGCATGAACATGGGCACCCTCACCGGTGCCCCCAAGGTGCGCGCCGCCCAACTGCTCCGAGAAGCGGAAGGGGAGCGACGGGGCAGCTACGGCGGCGCCGTCGGCTACCTCAACGGCCGCGGTGACATGGACACCTGCATCGTCATCCGCTCCGCCCTGGTCAACGGTGGCACCGCCTATGTGCAGGCCGGCGCCGGCGTGGTGTATGACTCCGACCCACAGTCGGAAGCCGATGAAACCCGCAACAAGGCGATGGCGGTGATCCGCGCCATGGGAGGTGAGCTGTGA